One window from the genome of Streptomyces sp. Alt3 encodes:
- a CDS encoding competence protein CoiA translates to MGYTAVHPVWGRLDVSLNDLGCGRTWGEIHRVKGMRLACPECGGRVFARSSRYGLRHFYHQVRPPDCELANESPEHHFLKLELAMAARAAGWRAELEVSSDLRDWRADVLVFDDRDRPFMALEAQLSPMTPTEARMRTDRYARDGVGACWVAMQDRPWTRAVPTLRATVPAEGENSWTVRHGLARYTWTPRTLKAKATWEHITCPLGDALAWILQGKVRVHTAVNGTVWWTAPAYEERALERARLEADAEAPEQEAAAERRREQAAAADRRRRAAEQRALDRQAELEERHNEMQRLAGFFQRTGFDLTAWDTFTRLVRSASGKAIAYGEQSPRYGNGLLVHARARGTDGGYALAAVVCPDPRALTRWPEKLDVLVPDHTWLARIRAAARVPLRVAVLDPRTGRSTFERILPPSVQSPAPDRLE, encoded by the coding sequence ATGGGTTACACCGCTGTGCATCCGGTCTGGGGCCGACTGGACGTGTCGCTGAACGACTTGGGGTGCGGGCGCACCTGGGGGGAGATCCACCGGGTCAAGGGAATGCGACTGGCATGTCCGGAATGCGGCGGAAGAGTTTTCGCCCGATCCTCCCGCTACGGCCTGCGCCACTTCTACCACCAGGTACGGCCGCCGGACTGCGAGCTGGCGAACGAGTCGCCGGAGCATCACTTCCTGAAGCTGGAGCTGGCCATGGCGGCCCGGGCGGCCGGGTGGCGCGCGGAGCTGGAGGTCAGCAGCGACCTACGGGACTGGCGGGCCGACGTCCTGGTCTTCGACGACCGGGACCGGCCCTTCATGGCGCTGGAGGCGCAACTGTCGCCGATGACGCCCACCGAGGCCAGGATGCGCACCGACCGCTACGCGCGCGACGGGGTGGGGGCGTGCTGGGTCGCCATGCAGGACCGCCCCTGGACGCGCGCCGTGCCCACGCTCAGAGCCACCGTCCCCGCTGAGGGAGAGAATTCCTGGACGGTGCGGCACGGACTGGCCCGCTACACCTGGACACCCCGCACCCTGAAGGCGAAGGCCACGTGGGAGCACATCACCTGCCCGCTCGGCGACGCCCTCGCATGGATCCTCCAGGGGAAGGTGCGCGTTCACACAGCGGTGAACGGGACGGTGTGGTGGACGGCGCCCGCCTACGAGGAACGGGCCCTGGAGCGTGCGCGGCTGGAGGCCGACGCCGAAGCTCCCGAGCAGGAGGCCGCCGCGGAGCGCCGCCGTGAACAGGCCGCGGCCGCCGACCGGCGCCGCCGGGCCGCCGAGCAGCGGGCCCTGGACCGCCAGGCCGAACTTGAGGAACGGCACAACGAGATGCAACGGCTGGCGGGGTTCTTCCAGCGCACCGGTTTCGACCTCACGGCCTGGGACACCTTCACCAGGTTGGTCCGCTCCGCCTCCGGCAAGGCGATCGCGTACGGGGAGCAGAGCCCCCGCTACGGCAACGGCCTGCTGGTCCACGCCCGAGCCCGGGGGACAGACGGCGGTTACGCCTTGGCCGCCGTGGTCTGCCCCGACCCCCGCGCGCTCACCCGGTGGCCGGAGAAGCTCGACGTCTTGGTCCCCGACCACACCTGGCTCGCCCGCATCCGGGCCGCCGCCAGGGTCCCGCTGCGGGTCGCCGTACTGGACCCCCGCACCGGACGCAGCACCTTCGAACGCATCCTCCCACCATCGGTTCAAAGTCCGGCGCCGGACCGCCTCGAATGA
- a CDS encoding HNH endonuclease family protein, producing MVIKKLVRGLSALSLALVPLLSAPAAQAAPTAEVTTLADAVGLVQAAQEDRTGYTRSSFKHWNLGEDTSDGCNTRNEVLISEAVIAPTVETGCKLTGGTWISYYDGQEVTSAGALDIDHMVPLAEAWDSGASAWTAARREAYANDQEAHTSLVAVTARTNRQKADQDPTDWMPPSPEAQCRYVGEWVATKIRWQLTADDRELETLKAYADEPCKDTIVRYTPAA from the coding sequence ATGGTGATCAAGAAACTCGTGCGCGGGCTCAGCGCACTCTCCCTCGCCCTCGTCCCCCTTCTCTCCGCCCCCGCCGCCCAGGCCGCCCCGACGGCCGAGGTGACCACCCTGGCCGACGCGGTCGGCCTGGTGCAGGCGGCGCAGGAGGACCGCACCGGGTACACCCGCAGCTCCTTCAAGCACTGGAACTTGGGCGAGGACACGTCCGACGGGTGCAACACCCGAAACGAGGTCCTCATCTCCGAGGCGGTCATCGCGCCGACGGTGGAGACCGGCTGCAAGCTGACCGGCGGCACGTGGATCTCCTACTACGACGGCCAGGAAGTCACCAGCGCCGGGGCCCTGGACATCGACCACATGGTGCCGCTAGCCGAGGCCTGGGACTCCGGCGCCTCCGCCTGGACCGCGGCACGGCGCGAGGCCTACGCCAACGACCAGGAGGCGCACACCTCCCTCGTCGCGGTGACCGCACGCACCAACCGGCAGAAGGCGGACCAGGACCCGACGGACTGGATGCCGCCGTCCCCCGAGGCACAATGCCGGTACGTGGGGGAGTGGGTGGCCACCAAGATCCGCTGGCAGCTCACCGCGGACGACCGCGAGCTGGAGACGCTGAAGGCGTACGCCGACGAGCCGTGCAAGGACACCATCGTCCGCTACACACCGGCCGCCTGA
- a CDS encoding Thoeris anti-defense Tad2 family protein, giving the protein MSWSDLLRRGTADPALTFARQKWEQPGKFVWVAPRETVTAPTGKEYPLCVTVYFKDADDVVKPYQPSMDGMTEADDWYIGISGQPPA; this is encoded by the coding sequence ATGAGCTGGTCAGATCTGCTGCGGCGGGGAACGGCGGACCCCGCCTTGACCTTCGCCCGCCAGAAGTGGGAGCAGCCGGGGAAGTTCGTGTGGGTGGCCCCCCGGGAGACGGTTACGGCGCCCACCGGGAAGGAGTACCCGCTGTGCGTCACGGTGTACTTCAAGGACGCCGATGACGTCGTCAAGCCCTACCAGCCCAGCATGGACGGGATGACCGAGGCAGACGACTGGTACATCGGCATCTCCGGGCAGCCACCCGCATAA
- a CDS encoding AAA family ATPase, which translates to MRFTVLREDEHLRGGARGCVLVPAPVSPTQGDEYCTLYRLWFRDGAGADRELGLVKIGYADLIRGERPLEVGDFASLGPGHERRLYWFSVGQNDSYYGNIRALGPMLRAEILDGLCDIAYDEDLFDQATLWDVTHASLLHAVAPQTVGVQFRRIAWGGSQFTDYNFSYVAPAPPCDEEAAPGPWRLSFAVRPHSTPPTNVHVLIGRNGVGKTTLLSGLTSAVTNPDQRGADKGRIEGASGPGTFVNVVSVTFSAFDPSQGRSEGESGQGELIGWDSQDGYGRASPSVAYQYVGLAKVDEMGRPTGERSSYEDLRRGFSRSVAEVVAAGRVDRWVAALDRLGSDPHFHQSPVHSFARDLREHGAFLTEDKERAEALFASLSSGHAIVLLTMTRLVETVAEASLVLLDEPEAHLHPPLLASFVRAVSDLLADRNGVAVIATHSPVVLQEVPRSCVWKIGRWDRGVRPVRPEIETYGENVGILTHEVFGLEVAQSGFQAEIEKAVRECGSYEEVLARFGGQLGGEAKGLVRILLAYRERR; encoded by the coding sequence GTGCGGTTCACCGTGCTACGGGAGGACGAGCATCTGCGAGGTGGTGCTCGCGGGTGTGTCCTGGTGCCGGCGCCGGTGTCGCCAACGCAGGGTGATGAGTACTGCACGCTGTATCGACTGTGGTTCCGCGATGGTGCGGGAGCAGACCGCGAGCTGGGTTTGGTCAAGATCGGCTATGCCGACCTCATCCGAGGGGAACGTCCCCTGGAGGTTGGGGACTTCGCCTCGTTGGGACCGGGGCACGAGCGCCGCTTGTACTGGTTCTCGGTCGGCCAGAACGACAGCTACTACGGCAACATCCGGGCACTTGGCCCGATGCTGCGTGCGGAAATTTTGGACGGGCTGTGCGACATCGCCTACGACGAGGACCTGTTCGATCAGGCGACGCTGTGGGACGTGACGCACGCGTCGTTGCTTCACGCGGTCGCGCCCCAGACAGTCGGGGTCCAGTTCCGGCGCATCGCCTGGGGAGGCTCGCAGTTCACGGACTACAACTTCTCCTACGTCGCGCCCGCCCCTCCGTGCGATGAGGAAGCCGCGCCCGGTCCCTGGCGCCTCTCCTTCGCTGTACGGCCCCATTCCACTCCGCCGACGAACGTGCACGTCCTGATAGGCCGAAACGGCGTGGGAAAGACCACCCTGCTCAGCGGTCTTACCAGCGCAGTGACGAACCCTGACCAACGAGGTGCTGACAAGGGGCGGATCGAAGGGGCGTCTGGGCCCGGGACGTTCGTCAACGTGGTCTCGGTGACCTTCAGCGCCTTTGATCCTTCCCAGGGGCGCTCTGAGGGCGAAAGCGGGCAGGGCGAGCTGATTGGCTGGGACTCTCAGGATGGGTACGGACGAGCGTCACCCTCGGTTGCCTACCAGTACGTAGGTCTGGCCAAGGTCGATGAGATGGGCCGGCCCACAGGAGAGCGCAGCTCCTACGAGGACCTGCGCAGGGGATTCAGTAGGAGCGTGGCGGAGGTCGTGGCTGCCGGCCGTGTCGACCGGTGGGTCGCCGCGCTGGACAGGCTGGGCAGCGACCCTCACTTCCACCAGTCTCCCGTCCACAGTTTCGCGAGGGATCTGCGGGAACACGGGGCGTTCCTGACAGAGGACAAGGAAAGGGCCGAGGCACTCTTTGCCTCGTTGAGTTCGGGGCACGCGATCGTCCTGCTGACCATGACGCGGCTCGTGGAGACAGTTGCCGAGGCGTCCCTGGTGCTCTTGGACGAACCCGAGGCACATCTTCACCCGCCCTTGCTGGCGTCGTTCGTCAGGGCTGTGTCGGATCTTCTCGCCGACCGCAACGGCGTCGCGGTCATCGCCACGCACTCGCCGGTGGTCCTGCAGGAGGTGCCGCGCTCGTGTGTCTGGAAGATCGGCCGCTGGGACCGCGGTGTCCGGCCCGTGCGGCCGGAGATCGAAACCTACGGGGAGAACGTCGGCATCCTCACGCACGAGGTCTTCGGCCTGGAGGTCGCCCAGTCCGGCTTCCAGGCCGAGATCGAGAAGGCGGTAAGGGAGTGCGGGTCCTACGAGGAGGTCCTGGCCCGTTTCGGCGGCCAGCTCGGCGGTGAGGCCAAAGGGCTGGTCCGGATCCTTCTGGCCTACCGGGAGCGCCGCTGA